The genome window CGATGGATGGGTGCCCCGCGTCGGTCGGGGATGTGCAAGGAGGAGTGCTCGGTGAATCTGCCCTTCAGGATCGATTTGTCGGATAAGGTGGTTGTGATTACGGGGGGGAGCGGCGTGCTGTGCTCGATGTTCGGCCGAGCGGCGGCCGCGGTGGGGGCCAAGGTCGCCCTGCTGGCGCGCCGTTCGGAGGGCACCCGGGAGGTGGCGGAGGCGATCGTCGCGGAGGGCGGCATCGCGAGGGGCTACGGCTGCGACGTCCTGGACAAGCCCGGGATCGAGGCGGTCCACGAACGCATCCTGGACGAGCTGGGGCCCTGCGACATCCTCATTAATGGGGCTGGAGGCAACGACTCCAAGGCCAACACGGACGACGAGCACTTTTTGCCCGGGGCCATGGGAACGCGCCGGACCTTCTTCGACCTCGACCCCGACGGCGTGGGGAGCGTATTCGGACTGAACTTCCTGGGCAGCTTCATCCCCACACAGGTCTTCGCGCGCGACATGCTGGGGCGGAGGGGATGCAGCATCATCAACGTCTCCTCGATGAGCGCCTACTCGCCCATGACCAAGGTCCCGGCCTACTCCGCGGCGAAGGCCGCAATCTCGAACTTCACGCAGTGGCTGGCCGTCCACTTCGCCAAGGAGGGCATCCGCTGCAACGCGATCGCCCCCGGGTTCTTCTCCACCCGGCAGAACGCCGCGCTGCTCTTCAATCCGGACGGGTCGCCGACGGCGCGGACGGGGAAGATCCTCGCGGCGACGCCCATGGGGCGTTTCGGCCAGCCGGAGGAGCTCGTCGGCGCGCTGCTCTTTCTGATGTCGGAGGAGGCGTCGGGGTTCGTCAACGGGGCCTGCATACCGGTGGATGGGGGCTTCTGCGCCTATTCGGGCGTGTGAACTGTCCCTGGTATTCCCTATTTTGCGTCCGATGGTGTCCATGCGTCAGGCATGGACACCATCATCATGCGGGGCGTGTTTTTCACGATGACAAAAAGCGCGGCTTGCAGTACGCTTAAGCAGTTGTACAAAAAAATGGGGGCGTGTTTCACCGCCCTTTTCGGAAGATAACGAGGAGGCTGTTTGGATGATCGACATCAAAGTGTTCAAGGATTCCGCGGAGCAATGGAAGGGCGACGCCCTGGTCCTGCTTCTCCGGGAGGAGGATTGCGGGGGCGGGGCGGCCCTGCCCTGCGGGGACCTCGTCAAGACGCTGGCCGAGCGCAAGGACTTCACGGGCAAGAAAGGCTCCCTGCTGCGGGTGCCCCTCTTCGGGGGAGCGGTCCGCAACCTCTACCTTGCGGGGCTGGGCAAGGGCAAGGACTGCGGTTCCGCTCTGATCCGCGACATGTTGGCCTACGCTTTGCGCACGGCCGGGCGCCAGCACAACGAGACGGCGTTCGTCCCCCATGCCCACCTGAGCGGCGGGAAGGGGGCGTGCGACGAGGGGGGCCTTTCCCGCTCCTCCCTTGTGGCCGAGGCCGTGGGCCTGTGCGGCTACGTCTTCGACAAGTACAAGCAGAAGGAGGACGACAAGGGCTTCAGCCTCAGGGAGGTCTTCGTCGCGGAGCTCTCGGAGGAGGAGGCTGCGAGCGGGCGGAAGTTCGCGGCCGCGCAGCTCGCGACGCGCGAGCTGGCCAACGAGCCTGGCAACGTCATCAACCCGCCCGTCCTGGCCGAGCGGGCCGAGGCGATCGCCAAAGCGTCGGGCCTGGACTGCGAGATCTGGGACGAGAAACGCCTGGAGAAGGAGCGCATGGG of Fretibacterium sp. OH1220_COT-178 contains these proteins:
- a CDS encoding SDR family oxidoreductase; translated protein: MNLPFRIDLSDKVVVITGGSGVLCSMFGRAAAAVGAKVALLARRSEGTREVAEAIVAEGGIARGYGCDVLDKPGIEAVHERILDELGPCDILINGAGGNDSKANTDDEHFLPGAMGTRRTFFDLDPDGVGSVFGLNFLGSFIPTQVFARDMLGRRGCSIINVSSMSAYSPMTKVPAYSAAKAAISNFTQWLAVHFAKEGIRCNAIAPGFFSTRQNAALLFNPDGSPTARTGKILAATPMGRFGQPEELVGALLFLMSEEASGFVNGACIPVDGGFCAYSGV